The following DNA comes from Kryptolebias marmoratus isolate JLee-2015 linkage group LG23, ASM164957v2, whole genome shotgun sequence.
AATCTCGACCCAAATATACCCGGACACGGACTCTTCCTTCATCGAGGCGATCCGTGCGACTTCCTGCTCGTCCTTGTAGCAGCCGGTGTTTGCAAACCTTTATCCCCATCGTCCCTTCTCTCCTCCCACCCTGGttctctttgatttttttcattttttttttcattttttttttttttttttttcccaaagaaaATTGGTATTTGCTTGATGTTTGCccccccgcctcctcctcctcgccgtcCTCCGCTCCCTGCACCCCTCTGTCGTCGGTCAGAGTGGCAGAGGATTAGGCACACTCTATCAAGAAGgaattaaacaaacatctggtgAATAATTGACGGGGAAATGAGTTCTCACCCAAGCGCAGGGTGGTTGAGGGGGCTGGTGTGGGGGGAGTGTGCCTTCAGGGACATGACCAGCAtgcccccccaccaccaccaccaccaccaccaacacacacacacacacacacacacacacacacacacacacacacactccttgtctgtgtgtctgtgcttaACGCCATGACAGACTCCCCTCAGGTCCTGCTCAATCCGAGCGAGCCCCCAAAAAACTGGCCCGTTATCTATTTAATTTCGCGTTTTTGCTCCGCTCCAGGTCTCCCCCGATGCACAGTTCAGGTGCCTGAACCGAGTCGGAGCAGAATATCTAATATAACGTAGTCGACCGGGTGTCGTAAACCGCCACGCCGTTTTTTTTCTAAGCagtttggcaaaaaaaacaataaagcccCGCTTATCggtttttgtttcgttttgttcCGTTCGGCCTTTTTCCAGGAGCTGTATGGGAAAATTCTGGACCTGGAGAAGTACCAAGATCGTCTGCGAGGCAAAGGACTCTTCTCTAACGACACCAAGGCGATGTGAGTTGGAGTTCAACGAGAAGACCTGCTCTCCTGTTTTACAAcgcatgaataaaaacaaaaaaatgtttcttctgtCTCTATCAGCTCCTTGGGAACAAGCAGGTGGCTCACAAAGGAGGAAATCGAGGTGTTACTGGTGGAGGACATCTCTACTCCTGATGTAAGAACAATCCTCCTggtttttccctcctcctcagaTAAACCGTCCCTTTGTGTCCAAGGAATGAGCAGGCTTCGACACttgcgttgtttttttttggccttcAGTACGACCGTTTCATCCAGCTGATGATGCGCCTGTTGTCCATGCCGTACTGCAGCCTGGAGGAGGAGTTCGTCATGCGCTACCGTCAGCACCTGGAGGCCCAGTCCACCAACAGAACCGTGCCGCCTCTGCAGAGGGACGACAGGGGCGTCGCCTTCAGCACCGCGGACGGTCGGTGCACATCGGACGTGCAAACcaagaaaacagctgttttgctctttttacctgataaaaatgtaaatttaaacaaaaacagattatttagtTCAACACTAAACAATTAAAacctgattttatttgatttggggcttgttttaatgtaaatacGATATGGTACAGCTGAGAggataatttatgtttttttcccaatCTGGCATATTTCACCATAACTACATGAACCACGCTGAGGGGTAACATATCACCGAGCGGCGACTGTTAGATGATAGATTGCGAGAAAACAAGTCTCTCTCGCTGAATCTTGGGTGTTTGAGATCAGCAAGTTGTTCGGCCAGATTCAGGCTCGTTTTTGTCTGCACAGATTGTAAAATCGTACTCCAAGTTGTCCATTTTGTGCCCACGTTGTCAGCCGTCCCTGATTTTATGATTCAATccactggagtacactttttaaagaaagataacAATAATTATTTGTTGCCATCAGTGCgggttttagacctggacactctgagctgcagcctAAACCTTATCGTCATCGCTTCATTGCAGACGTCCAAGTTGGCTGCTTGGTTTCAGATTGATGTAAATACACGAATTAGgagtttaaatcatttttacttGTAAATGCTGATATGTGAGAAGTTTCCAAATCCAAAAGGCCAAAGAACTCTGgaagttttaaaagataaaaactgacagaataaCTCAAAACGGCTACAGAGGATGCTAAGAGATACATGTAATAAAAGAAgcctaaaaatgactgaaagcaGCCACAAATTACCACAAAATGAAGCGTTTCGAACCGTTTCATTTCTAACACAAAAGGGCTCGAAACGGATACAAAATCtcacaaaaatttgaaaaaacagctacaaagtACCACAATTTAACTCAAAATGGCAGCAAAGATGATTAAAACAACtatgttaaatgtttcaaaatgacTGCAAAGACAATGAAACAGATTTGAAGTCacttaaaacaactttctggTTAGAAAAGATGGtctaaaacactttgaaagtaTCACAGATTTCCACAAATactgcacaaaacaaaacaaatgactttAAATGGCTGTAAAAGTAACACGAAACGTCATGAAAACAGCCATAGTCACATAAACGGCTCCGAAACTAGAACAACACAtggaaaaatgacttttaatcaaagtaaaatttaaaacaaatggatgCAGAGACTCTGAAATTGTCATGTGATGCTCAACACATTTAACACAACTTGAAAgactttttatttagctttgaaAAGCAAGtgaagctttaaaaactaatggaaatgaatgaaaacatgtttgtagaGATGGGGAAACTCATCGGTGTTCCCTTTCAGGACAGAGGAAGACGTCCAGGTCGTCGGTGGTTCTCCGAGACTGCGGCTCAGGACGCATCACCGTTAACGGCCAGGAATATGTCCAGTACTTCCCTGCGCTACAAGACAGGTAGCCGTGTTTTATTCGCAGATATTCTTTTTCTTAAACCCCAGGTTTTCGTCTCCGCTCCCCCgtcccctttaaaaaaaaaagaaaaagaaaaaagaaagcagcttTTTCACTCTTCACGGCAtcgcctgttttttttttttttttttttttttttttttatttatctccttGTAGTGAGTTAATTACACAGCTGAGTGACTGTGTGTGAGTGTCCGGAGCTGGTGTTGTCACGCAGTGTGAGGACGGCCTGTAATTGGAGCAGAGAGGTGACAATTGACTTTGTCAGCAGCCGCAGGCCATTCAGGCTGAGACGCCATCCAGAACACAGACACTCCGAGTGCTGCTGAGTCAGAAGTTCCTCTGAGATtgtaaaaagaaagcttttcacaGAGCTTTGGATCCTCTGTGCTTGTCTGAAAAAGTCACCCAACCAGACATTAAATTAGCTAAGCCCCCGCCGTTGATACCACTATCTGTtaaatacccccccccccccNNNNNNTCCTGCTCGTGGCTTTTCAGACACGCTTCCTCCTTTCGCCTCCTGTTTTGTTATCTGCTGgtcattttcttcttcctgccCCCTCTCCCGTTCAGAGAGCAGCTGATGTTCCCGCTCCAGTTCGTGGACGCGCTGGGCCGCTTCGACCTCGAGTGCACCGTCAGCGGCGGCGGCAGGGCAAGCCAGGCGGGGGCGCTGCGGCTCGCCGTCTCCCGGGCGCTGCTCGGCTTCGTGTCCGAGAGGGAGGCGGAGGAGATGAGACAAGGTGGGGGCGTGAGCTGAACGCACAATCTAACCTTAAATATGCTGTAGTTACCCTTTACATGTCTGCTTAAAAGTTAGAGTAAAATTAATGGAGTTACGGCCTTTTTGATGCTGCCTATtcgctgtggaggccatcttgactctgaaagttaatcagctgaagatgaaCATCCACTCCAATGAcgttgagtttcattaaaatcagtcccaTGGTTCACAacctattttgctaacactacaaacACTGGTTAAACTGACAGTCAGCTTGCAGGAAAGACTCATAAACTCGTGGCGTTTCTTCTCCTGTCCTCAGCCGGCTTGTTGACGGTCGACCCCCGGCTGAGGGAGAGAAAGAAGCCGGGCCAGGAGGGAGCTCGACGCAAGTTCACCTGGAAGAAACGCTGAGGAGGAcgggaaaaacacaaaaaaaccaaatacATCTTTCAGTCCTGGAACCAGATCTGTAGTATATTTCTTTTGTCAGAAGCTGCAGTGACCTTCCTCGGCCACCAGGTGGAGATGTGCttcaaaaaatgaacaaaatgtgtggtttgactgtaaataaattaaaattttcatataaaaatgCAAAGGTCTATTGTAATGTTGTTGTTAATGAAAATGTATTAACTTGTCTGATTAGCCATGAgtagaaataaattatatttgctGCCTGCTGACAGATTAGACTGGATTTATAATTTAGATTTGCCATCGATTTGAATCTAtgccatttaaaataaaattaaaggcaaacaaaaaacatgcctttttaatatgaaaataattttgGGCTTTATTTAGAAGTTGCTTTATCTTTtaggagttgtttttaaaaaaaaaaatttggaaaaagtaaaactaagGAGCAtgtagggggaaaaaatagtGTTCCTTTGCAATaactggggttttttttcctagGTTCCTTTACAAACGCAGTAATAAATCAGGCacatgaagtgaagtgaagtgaaatttatttatatagcactttccaGCAACAAGGAGATCAAGGAGATAATTACCTTACTCATGGAGAGGTTtgtaagcttttattttgaaattggtCTCAATGTAAGTGCTTGGAGTCCTGGTTGTATGCTGACTTGAGAGACAACAGAGGCTGGCATCTTTCAGTTTGGCTGTTTGGGACTCATACAGGTGAGTTAAATAAGTATTATAATGTTATTTCAAAGTGTCTTTCTGGACACTGAAGAGCactgtacaaataaaacaacattgttAAATGCAGAAAGAGAAGTGGACCTAATTGAATTATGAGGAGTAAGCTGAACCAATTAATGAGAGAggtgatattttttatttcagagggTTATGTAAACATTTCTTATGAGCAGGGTGAAGATGTACAGAGCCAAGTAAAAGGGAGGAAACTAAtgtgtttatataaatatataaaatatatcttATTCTAGGCTTGCCTTTAATTTTGAGAGAAGAGAAGAATATCTGGAAAACATGACTATGAATAATATTTGTTTAGTGCTCTTTTTAAGTCACCATCGGTGCATGTGTCTTACCTGGAGCAGGATGACATGGATGACTCATCAGATCATCAGAAAAACCGGGAACGTATCCAGCTGTCAGCCAGATGTGACGTCCGCACTGCCAGAACCACAATACAAGAGACTTCCTGTCACCTGGTGAACGCGTTCAGCTCTGTGAGGCGACAGTGTTCACTTCCTGCCTCCCAGCTGAGTCCTCCAAGACTCCTTTCAGATCAGTTACCTGCAGACTGGTTCTTCCACAACGTTCACGGCACTTCTCAAGCTTTTCTGCATGTTCTAAGAAGTTGAAGCCTTGATGAATGGAAACGAATAACAGTTAAACCTCCGAGCATCCGAAGCCAATAGGAGAGTTGAAGTTTTATTAGGAGGCAAGACAGAGAAGCTGAACAGGACACAATCAGCCTAAAGGTGGCAGCATTGGAGCAGGAAAGGCGGAGCAGAAACCACTCAATGATTTGTCCTGTaactaaatgttaaaagatGGAAAACAGACCACCCCGGGGTGCAGCTATGAAGCACGACGACAGGAAAGAGAATCAGAACGTCAGCAGCATTCACACCTTCGGCTCGCCCACAAAGAAACAGATCTGAACTGAAACACGTCTTCATcataaacacagtttttattagaaacaaacgGACCACAGACAGATAAATGCAGCTTCAGGAACCAGCCTGATGACGCTGTatgtgaatataaatgtgtgtatatatatttatatgtctTAAGGTGTGTTAGTTTGCcttatcttttcattttatacacAAATGATTGCATCAGTTCACAACCCAGCCAGTACATAATAACATTTTCAGATGATAGTCAAATTCTGAGTCTCCTGACAGTCATAAAGCTGCCGTGGATAAGTTTATAGGTCCCTGGACCCTGAATCAATCAGTGATCCGAGTCCTACACATCCAACAGGTCACATCCTTCAAAGTACCTGGGTGTACGTGTGGACAGTGATCTAAGCTGGCAAGCGTTTGTGCCAGGGTCCACCAGCGTCTTCGTTTTCTTAGACGACTCCGGTTGTTTGGCGTTTCCGAAACGACTGAGTCCGTTCTGAGATATGGCCTTACTGCGTGGTTTGGAGACACAAATTCGGAGTCTGGTGAAGATGGCGAGAGACTAACGCCCCGGGACCTCCTCTCCCTACAACATCCGTTTGAGCAGGCGACTATCCGGCAGGCTGAGAATATCTCGTCTGATACGTCTCATGTGCTTGAATCAGAAGTCGTGGAGGAGGTTCAGGGTTCCTTTGTGTAAAAACATCCACCTTAAGTGTCCGTTTGTCCCACTCTTCATCAGCCTGGTTAATGGAAATCTATTTGCACATTAGTGCTGTGTATCAGtgcttttttgtcaaaattcgatgcatgtttcttttattatttgtgctACTTTTATGTATTCTTGTTGCTGACTTTGTTT
Coding sequences within:
- the mrps9 gene encoding 28S ribosomal protein S9, mitochondrial, translating into MAASRVRVVGLLLGKCVNCCSRLNPIGLQLSRQICVSSALRKKSPASAGPEFTAEFIQEQIKEFEIGKRHLANMMGEDPENFTQEDIDRSIAYLFPSGLFNKNAQPLMKHPDDIFPKQRAVQWGEDKRPFHFLFYTGKQAYYSLMHELYGKILDLEKYQDRLRGKGLFSNDTKAISLGTSRWLTKEEIEVLLVEDISTPDYDRFIQLMMRLLSMPYCSLEEEFVMRYRQHLEAQSTNRTVPPLQRDDRGVAFSTADGQRKTSRSSVVLRDCGSGRITVNGQEYVQYFPALQDREQLMFPLQFVDALGRFDLECTVSGGGRASQAGALRLAVSRALLGFVSEREAEEMRQAGLLTVDPRLRERKKPGQEGARRKFTWKKR